One Neurospora crassa OR74A mitochondrion, complete genome DNA window includes the following coding sequences:
- a CDS encoding NADH dehydrogenase subunit 2 — MIIMTILSLLLTNAVTLRRDISILFNRIVIIALIYCILHDTMSLSIISKGVGLHGGLLHITNITQVFQIFIFLISILILQLTSFDPIKKFYIMRHPRFINKWPRAIGYSIPLSTPLPPPLRGGGVDLFILLDACLLWANSGTISRSPDFIITKLYCIFHCSFILLGLGVGGLLYGSSTTSLDGLYIINSIQSHVNYSIINPLYRHFNKIQIKMLNNKFLRLSMGAILAHANYDT, encoded by the coding sequence ATGATAATAATGACTATACTGTCTTTATTACTTACTAATGCCGTTACTTTAAGACGAGATATTTCCATACTTTTTAATAGAATTGTGATTATAGCATTAATTTATTGTATTTTGCATGATACAATGAGTTTATCTATTATAAGTAAGGGGGTAGGTTTACATGGAGGTTTACTTCATATAACCAATATAACACAAGTATTCCAAATATTTATTTTTTTGATTAGTATATTAATATTACAATTAACAAGTTTCGATCCCATAAAAAAATTTTATATTATGAGACATCCTAGGTTTATTAATAAGTGGCCTAGAGCTATAGGATATTCAATACCATTATCCACTCCACTCCCCCCCCCCTTAAGGGGGGGGGGAGTGGATTTGTTTATTTTATTAGACGCATGTTTACTATGAGCAAATTCAGGTACTATAAGTAGAAGTCCCGATTTTATTATTACAAAATTATATTGTATATTTCATTGCTCCTTTATTTTATTAGGATTAGGTGTAGGTGGTCTACTGTATGGATCAAGTACTACAAGTTTGGATGGTTTATATATAATCAATAGTATCCAAAGTCACGTAAATTATAGCATAATTAACCCGTTGTACAGGCATTTTAATAAAATCCAAATTAAAATGCTTAACAACAAATTTTTAAGATTAAGTATGGGGGCCATATTGGCTCATGCCAATTATGATACATAA